In Mangifera indica cultivar Alphonso chromosome 7, CATAS_Mindica_2.1, whole genome shotgun sequence, the genomic window ATAATTACATACAACTAATTGGTACGTTGACACTGGAATACTTCTACCATGCATAGTGGACTTCTCATTCTTCGAGCTTCAACCACTTACTctaaagattaaattttttgacaattattttCTGTATCTACTTGAACTACAACTCAGTTTTGACGTTTTCAATGCATTTGGATTCGTGAACTTTCACTTCTTCCAGGAACACTCTCAGGTTTTCTCaacctttttgtccattttcAACTCTTGTTTAAGTCTtggacttttttatttttattttaatgctttgatttgaaagattagttgaatttgttgaatGCTGAAAATCTGATCTGGGATTTTGATATAATGATTGGAGAAGTGGAAGGGTTGGgatttttctttaaacaaattGTTGAAGGAGCTTAATTTGGATCTTTAAGAGTGATTAAAGAATTGGTTTGACTTTACTTTTAtctatataacaatttttttattttaatagtgtATCTGAAGAGGACTtttgtttcaaaagaaatattttgtttaagtaaATTTGTAACTGTAAAATTAGTTATTGGGATTGTCTTATTGTGGGGGCTTTTGTTCTGGCTTCTTTGTCTTGAAACTTGCTTGGCTTCATGTATATGTTTCTGGGTTCATTGAACAGTTCacatacaagaaaaaaaaaatttgggggtGAAAAGTACCAATAATGGCTATATGCATGATTTTGATTATGGGGCTATTctgaaaattaaattctttgttTCAATCATGCCTTTGTTTGAGCTTTATCGCATAAGTAAACAGAAGCTTGATTCATCAAAGCAGGACAAGAACCCTACATCAACCGATTTGTCTTATGAGTAAATTCAATTTCTCTCTATATTTATTCCTTTTTagttctttttgttgtttatgttATTGAATAATGATCTTATAATCTCCttctgatttgttttatttttgttttggatgAGAGATTAAATGCAGACCTGAGAATGACATTCTTGAACTAGTATGGGAGAATGGCCAGATTTTAATGCAGGGTCAGTCTAGTAGGAACAGAAAGAGCCCTATATCAAATAGCTTACCATCTCACACAGCCAAGACTAGAGACAAAGATATAGGAAATGGGAGCAAtaccaagtttgaaaagtttggGACAATGGACTCAGTGTTGAATGAGATTCCGATGTTGGTGCCATCTGGTGAAATTAGTTTGAATCAAGATGATGACATGGTTCCTTGGTTGAATTATCCTATTGATGAATCTTTACAACATGAATACTGTTCAGATTTCTTGCCTGAGTTGTCTGGAGTCACTGGAAATGATCTCTCCGCCCAGAATAATTTCACTTCGATTGATAAGAAAAGTAGCACCACTCAGTTTGATAGAGACTTCAATACCGATTCAGTACATAATGATGCAAGTTTAGAGCATGGAAATGTGTCAAAGATTTCTTCAGTAGGAGATGGTGAGGCTACGAGACCAAAGACTAGTACTAGTCAGTCATACCAGTCGTCATCCCAGCAATGCCAAACCTCATTTCCATATCCCAGATCAAGAGTTCCTGATAATATTGGTAATAGTATGAATAATTCGACCCACAGTTCTGTTTTTGGTGATTCTGCCCCTAGTTCAGCTGGCAGTTTTCCAGATATAAAGATGCAGAGGCAAGATCCAAGGATGCCTTCCAATAGCACCGGTTTGATGAACTTTTCTCATTTCCAACGACCTTCtgctttttttaaatctaatctTCAGAGTATTGGTTTGCCTCATGCTTCTGGTTTATCAAGGATAGAAACGATGGGTAGTAAGGATAAGGCGCCCGCTGCAAGTGGTACTATAGAATCGACAGTCAATGATTTGAGTAGTGGTTTAAGAAAAGGAGCAAGTTCCATTTGCCACCCTGTGGTTGCATGTCCTAAAACTGATGTAAAACCATCTGAAGCTAAGCCACCTGAGGAACCAGTTGTTGCTGAATCTTGTGAGGTAGACCAAGAAGAGGCATCAAAGAATGATAATAACCATAATCAAGTTCTTGCCGAAAGTGCAACTAAAGGACTGTTGGACAGTGAGAAGACTACAGAGCCTGTAGTTGCTGCTGCTTCTCTGTGTTCAGGGAGCAGTGTAGAGAGAGCTTCAGATGATCCAAcacataatttgaaaagaaaacattGTGACACTGAGGATCCTGAATGTCCTAATGAGGTGAGTTAATAGGTGTATGCTAGTCTTTGCTGGTAGGCCAAATATTATATCTTCTTCCTGATAATAAGAAAGACAATTTTGGTGCAGGATATTGAAGAAGAA contains:
- the LOC123221777 gene encoding transcription factor PIF3-like isoform X1 translates to MHDFDYGAILKIKFFVSIMPLFELYRISKQKLDSSKQDKNPTSTDLSYEPENDILELVWENGQILMQGQSSRNRKSPISNSLPSHTAKTRDKDIGNGSNTKFEKFGTMDSVLNEIPMLVPSGEISLNQDDDMVPWLNYPIDESLQHEYCSDFLPELSGVTGNDLSAQNNFTSIDKKSSTTQFDRDFNTDSVHNDASLEHGNVSKISSVGDGEATRPKTSTSQSYQSSSQQCQTSFPYPRSRVPDNIGNSMNNSTHSSVFGDSAPSSAGSFPDIKMQRQDPRMPSNSTGLMNFSHFQRPSAFFKSNLQSIGLPHASGLSRIETMGSKDKAPAASGTIESTVNDLSSGLRKGASSICHPVVACPKTDVKPSEAKPPEEPVVAESCEVDQEEASKNDNNHNQVLAESATKGLLDSEKTTEPVVAAASLCSGSSVERASDDPTHNLKRKHCDTEDPECPNEDIEEESVGVKKTVSTRVGTGSKRSRAAEVHNLSERRRRDRINEKMRALQELIPNCNKVDKASMLDEAIEYLKSLQLQVQIMSVGAGLYMPPMAFPSAAQQMHAAHMAHYLQMGIAMGMSAGYGIGMPNMNGGSSGYPMVQVPPLHGAHFPGLPVPGPTALHGMAGSNFQLFGLHGQGHPVSMSHAPFPLSGGPIMKSAMGLNACGTVGPLDNLDSARGSTSKDLIENNSSQVMQYVITDSSMNQTLQNSTTSSSMNKTLQNTTTNSSMNQISNQCQATNGRLGQRTVVQDNSQTSEGTGHGALGSPNKNDNVPNRAACFE
- the LOC123221777 gene encoding transcription factor PIF3-like isoform X2: MHDFDYGAILKIKFFVSIMPLFELYRISKQKLDSSKQDKNPTSTDLSYEPENDILELVWENGQILMQGQSSRNRKSPISNSLPSHTAKTRDKDIGNGSNTKFEKFGTMDSVLNEIPMLVPSGEISLNQDDDMVPWLNYPIDESLQHEYCSDFLPELSGVTGNDLSAQNNFTSIDKKSSTTQFDRDFNTDSVHNDASLEHGNVSKISSVGDGEATRPKTSTSQSYQSSSQQCQTSFPYPRSRVPDNIGNSMNNSTHSSVFGDSAPSSAGSFPDIKMQRQDPRMPSNSTGLMNFSHFQRPSAFFKSNLQSIGLPHASGLSRIETMGSKDKAPAASGTIESTVNDLSSGLRKGASSICHPVVACPKTDVKPSEAKPPEEPVVAESCEVDQEEASKNDNNHNQVLAESATKGLLDSEKTTEPVVAAASLCSGSSVERASDDPTHNLKRKHCDTEDPECPNEDIEEESVGVKKTVSTRVGTGSKRSRAAEVHNLSERRRRDRINEKMRALQELIPNCNKVDKASMLDEAIEYLKSLQLQVQIMSVGAGLYMPPMAFPSAAQQMHAAHMAHYLQMGIAMGMSAGYGIGMPNMNGGSSGYPMVQVPPLHGAHFPGLPVPGPTALHGMAGSNFQLFGLHGQGHPVSMSHAPFPLSGGPIMKSAMGLNACGTVGPLDNLDSARGSTSKDLIENNSSQVMQYVITDSSMNQTLQNSTTSSSMNKTLQNTTTNSSMNQISNQCQATNGRLGQRTVVQDNSQTSEGFE
- the LOC123221777 gene encoding transcription factor PIF3-like isoform X3, giving the protein MQGQSSRNRKSPISNSLPSHTAKTRDKDIGNGSNTKFEKFGTMDSVLNEIPMLVPSGEISLNQDDDMVPWLNYPIDESLQHEYCSDFLPELSGVTGNDLSAQNNFTSIDKKSSTTQFDRDFNTDSVHNDASLEHGNVSKISSVGDGEATRPKTSTSQSYQSSSQQCQTSFPYPRSRVPDNIGNSMNNSTHSSVFGDSAPSSAGSFPDIKMQRQDPRMPSNSTGLMNFSHFQRPSAFFKSNLQSIGLPHASGLSRIETMGSKDKAPAASGTIESTVNDLSSGLRKGASSICHPVVACPKTDVKPSEAKPPEEPVVAESCEVDQEEASKNDNNHNQVLAESATKGLLDSEKTTEPVVAAASLCSGSSVERASDDPTHNLKRKHCDTEDPECPNEDIEEESVGVKKTVSTRVGTGSKRSRAAEVHNLSERRRRDRINEKMRALQELIPNCNKVDKASMLDEAIEYLKSLQLQVQIMSVGAGLYMPPMAFPSAAQQMHAAHMAHYLQMGIAMGMSAGYGIGMPNMNGGSSGYPMVQVPPLHGAHFPGLPVPGPTALHGMAGSNFQLFGLHGQGHPVSMSHAPFPLSGGPIMKSAMGLNACGTVGPLDNLDSARGSTSKDLIENNSSQVMQYVITDSSMNQTLQNSTTSSSMNKTLQNTTTNSSMNQISNQCQATNGRLGQRTVVQDNSQTSEGTGHGALGSPNKNDNVPNRAACFE